The DNA sequence AGAAGGCTTAAGAATTAACTTCTTAAGCCTTATATTTTATGAATTATTTACTTTAGTCATTTTTAAGTATTCATTTATAAATAAATCTATATTTCCATCCATAACACTATCTACATTTCCCATTTCTGCATTAGTTCTATGGTCTTTTACTAGTTTGTATGGCTGAAATACATATGATCTTATTTGGCTTCCCCAAGTTATTTGAGAATATTTACCTTGTAAGTCTTCAATAGTTTCTTTTTGTTCTAATTCTTTTAGTTCAATTAGTTTTGCCATTAACATTCTCATAGCAGTATCTTTGTTACTATGTTGAGATCTTTGGTTTTGGCATTGAACAACTACTCCAGTTGGAATATGAGTTATTCTTACAGCTGAATCAGTAGTATTTATATGTTGACCACCTGCTCCAGATGCTCTATATGTATCTATTTTTAAATCTGAAGGGTTTATATCTACGGTAATACTTTCATCTAATTCTGGTATAACATCAACTGATGCAAAAGATGTATGTCTTTTCCCAGATGGGTCAAATGGAGATATCCTTACAATACGATGTACCCCTTTTTCACTTTTTAAATATCCATATGCATTAAGTCCTTCTATTTGTATAGTAGCACTTTTTATACCAGCTTCTGTATCTGATAACAAATCTAAAGTTTTTACCTTAAATCCCTTAGAGTGAGCCCATCTATCGTACATTCTAAGCAACATCTCTGCCCAATCTTGAGCATCTAGTCCGCCAGTTCCTGCATTTATAGATAGTATAGCATTATTTTTATCATATTCACCACTAAGTAATGTTTTTATCTTTACCTTATCTATTTCCTCTTCAAGTGAGTTTATTGTTTTTTCAACCTCTTTTTCAAGAGATATATCATCTTCTTCCTGAGCTAATTCAAAAAGAACTTCTATATCTTCAAAAGATGATTGTAGATTATTATATTCATCTACAACATCTTTTAAATTTTTATTTTCTTGAAGTACCTGTTGAGCTTTTTCATTATCATTCCAGAATTCTTGCTCACTCATTATTTTTTCATTTCTAATTATCTTCTCTTCTAATCCTTCTATGTCAAAGAGAAGCCCTCAATTCTTCTATATTTTTAGACATTTCTTCTATTTTATGTCTATACTCCTGTACATTAAGCATGTTAATCCTCCAAATTATTTTCCGCAACATTTTTTATATTTTTTGCCACTTCCACAAGGACATTCATCATTTCTTCCTATTTCTTCTTCTTTCTTTACAGGTTTATTTCCTTGTCCTTCTTCTACATTCGAAGATATTTTATCTACATCTACTACTTGCTTTCTTTGTATAGGTTCCTCTATTGTAAAGTTATATAAATATCTTACGGTATCTTCTTGTATAGCTTTTGTCATGTTGTCAAACATATCAAAACCTTCTAACTTATATGCAACAACTGGATCTTGTTGACCTATAGCTCTAAGTCCTATACCTTGACGTAATTGATCCATAGCATCTATATGATCTATCCAATGAGAGTCAACAGCTTGAAGAAGTATTACCCTCTCTATTTCTCTCATTCTTTCAGATGTAACAGACTCTTCTTTTAACTCATAAATCTTTTTAGCTATTTCATATACTGCAGTTATAAGATCTTCTTTTTTCATACTTTCAAGTTCTTCTACTTCTAAGCTACCTTTAGGCATAAATGTATGATATAAGTATTCCTTATATGCATGTAAATCAAATCCTTGATCTGTAACATATACATCATATGCACTTTCTATTATTGATGAAATCATTGTTTGAATTTGTTCTTGTAGGTTTTCTCCCTCTAATACACGACCTCTTTGCTCGTATATTATCTCTCTTTGTTTATTCATAACATCATCATATTGAAGTACATGTTTTCTTATACCAAAGTTTCTACCCTCAACTTTTTTCTGAGCATTTTCTATTGATTTAGTTAACATTTTAGCTTCTATAGGTGTGTCTTCATCTAATCCTATTTTTTCAACCATTCCAGAAATTCTATCACTTCCGAATAATCTCATAAGTTCATCTTCTAAACTTATATAGAATCTTGAACTACCTGGGTCACCTTGACGACCAGCACGTCCACGTAACTGGTTATCGATTCTTCTTGACTCATGTCTTTCTGTTCCTATGATAGATAAGCCTCCAGCTTCTCTAACTTGATTTTGCTCTTCTTCTGTTTGCGCCTTATATTTTTCAAGCGTCTTATCATAATCAGCTTTTGCTTTAACTATTTCATCTGTTAATTCAATTTCTAAACTTTCTATGTCTGCATCAACAGTATTTATTATATCTTCTGAATACCCCATTTTTTTCATTTCTTTTTTAGTTAAGAATACTGGGTTACCACCTAAAACTATATCGGTACCACGACCAGCCATATTAGTGGCTATAGTAACAGCACCTAATCTACCAGCTTGTGCTACTATCTCAGCCTCTTTATGGTGATTCTTTGCATTTAATACTTCATGTTTTACACCTTTTCTTTTTAAAAGCATAGATAAAACTTCAGATTTTTCAATAGATACTGTACCAACAAGAACTGGTTGCTTGTTTTTGTGTCTCTCTATAATGTCTTCTACAACTGCATTAAATTTACCTAACTCACTTTTATAAACTGAATCAGATAAATCTTCTCTTAATATTGGTTTGTTCGTTGGTATTTGAACAACATCCATTTTATATATAGCTTTAAACTCTTCCTCTTCTGTTTTTGCTGTACCTGTCATCCCTGATAACTTGTTGTACATTCTAAAGTAGTTTTGGAATGTTATAGTTGCTAAAGTTTTAGATTCTCTTTGTATTCTTAGGCCTTCTTTTGCTTCTATTGCTTGGTGTAATCCTTCTGAATATCTTCTACCAAACATAAGTCTACCTGTAAATTCATCAACTATAACTATTTCTCCATCTCTAACAACATAATCTACATCTAACTTCATTATTTTATGAGCTTTTAAAGCTTGGTTTATATGGTGGAATAGCTCTATATGCGCTATATCTGTTATATTGTCTACACCAAAATAAATTTCTGCTTTTTGTATACCACTTTCAGTTAAAGATACAGACTTTTGTTTTTCATCTATCTCAAAGTTATCATCTTTTAAAGTATGTATAAATGTATTTGCATCTGAATATAAGTGAGTTGACTTATCTCCAGGTCCAGATATTATAAGTGGTGTTCTAGCTTCATCGACTAAAATAGAGTCAACCTCATCGACGATTGCATAATTTAATTCTCTTTGAACTTTCTGCTCTTTATGTATAACCATATTATCTTTTAGATAATCAAATCCATATTCATTATTTGTTCCATAAGTTATATCGCAGTCATATTGAGCTTTTCTTTCTTGAGGATTTTGTCCATGTACTATTACTCCTACTGACATTCCTAAAAATTCATATATTTTTCCCATTTGCTCTTTATCACGTTTTGCTAAGTAGTCATTTACTGTAACTACATGTACCCCTTTACCAGTTAAGGCATTTAAATAAACTGGAGCTGTCGCAACTAAAGTTTTACCTTCACCTGTTTTCATCTCAGCTATTCTTCCTTGATGTAGCACTATACCACCGATAAGCTGAACTCTATATTGTCTCATTCCAAGAACTCTTTTTGAAGCTTCTCTTGCAACTGCAAATGCCTCAGTTAATATGTCATCTACTGTCTCTCCATTATTAAGCCTATCTTTAAACACATTAGTCATATTTTTTAATTCACGGTCTGACATTTCTTGAAATTTAGGTTCTAAAGCATCTATCTCATCAACTACTTTGTTGAATTTCTTCATTTCTCTTTTATCAGCTATATTAAATATATTATCTAAGAAACCCATCTATTTATCTCTCCTCGTCCATTATATGTATAATATACATTCTACCATAAAATCTTTGTATTTTTATATTTTTATATTTAAAAAGCTACCGATGTTTATTTTTATCGATAGCTTTTAATAATCAAATTTAATTCTAATCTTGTTCTATCATTCCATAACCGCCATTTTTTCTTTTATATACTATTGATATTTTATCATCTTGTGGGTTTGTAAACATAAAGAAATCATGTCCTAATAAATCCATTTGTAATATTGCTTCTTCTGGACTCATTGGCTTCATACTAAATTTTTTATGTCTGTCTATCTTAATATCTATAGAATTTTCACTTTCATCAGTTAAATCTTCTATTTGATTAAATCTTATACTCTCGTTAGACTTATGTCTATCTTGTACTCTTTTCTTATATTTTCTTAATTGAATATTAAGTTTATCGTATACTACATCTATTGCAGCATATAAATTTTCTTCTGTATCTTCTGCTCTTATTATTGGTCCACTTATTGGTATAATAGTTACTTCTACTTTTTGCCTTGCTTTTTTTGCACTCACAGTAACTTTTACTTCTGTCTCTGGGTGAAGGTAGCAATCCAATCTTTTTAATTTTGTTTCAACTGAATCTTTTATTGCATCCGTTAATTCCATTTGTTTTCCAGATATTGTTATTCTCATAAGAACATCTCCCTTCAGAATATACAAGTTCAAAAACTACTTATATATTATAATTTCTATACTTAATTTAGATTTCCTTTATTTTTATTGTTAGCTTCTTGTAATTATAATATTCAAGTTAATATGATTTATTTTTGTCGATTTTATATATATATTCTTCAGTTTGTGGATTTATTTTATAGGTTTACCTGTGGATAATGTGTATAAAGTTGTTAATAAGTCATGAATTCCTTGATTTTACACATTTTTTTATAAATTTATATCCACAGAACTAATGTTTATTTGTGATTAATTTGTTTATTAATGTCATATTTTCAAATATTTTTATGAAAATTTGTTTTTTTGTAAAAAAAAAGCACCTAAATAGGTACTTTAGTAATATCCTAGCTGACCTGGTCTTTGCCCCCACACTCGCCTGCTGGAGATTTCGCTTGGGTTCGCCGCACTACTGACTCTCTCGACTTTAATATCGGCAGGTCTTACTTCTAAGCTGCACCATGATCATCAATTCCATTTTTAGAATTAACTTACGTGGGTCCTTTTGCCTGCAACTGGCATGAACTTTCAACCACAGACCTAACATACTACTAATCTATTTTAATATCTTAAATAAAATATGTCAATAACAATTTATTCTAGTTAAAAATGTGCATACGTAGACCTTATCTACTCCATTAATCTTTAATAATTTAGATATTTCATTCACAGTAGATCCTGTTGTAAATATATCATCTATCAATAAAACCTTTTTATTTTTACAAATCCTAATTCTATCATCTGTACTAAAAGCATTTTTTAATTCTTTCGTTCTCTCTTCGTTCTTAAGTTTGAATAACCTTTCAGTTCTCTTAGATCTATTTATTATATCTAAAACTTCTATATTAGTAATTTTACTTAACTCATTAGATATTAGTCTAGCTTGATTAAATCCTCTTTTTCTTTCTCTACTTTTATGCAGTGGAACATAAAGTATATAATCATAATTTATATGTTCTGTATATATTTTTTCATTTATTATATTTGCTATATATCTTGACATAAAAGTCTTATTATTATATTTAAATCCAAAAACTATTTTTTTGCTTAATTCATCATACTCTATACAACCAATGGCTTTATCAAAATAGTACGCCTTATTTAAACAACTTGGACATCCATATAATAATTGTTCTTGAGTAAATTCTTCAATTGTTTGATTTATCATACTCTTACCGCACTTTATGCATCCATCACTTATAAAGTTAAGATTTATAAAACATTCTTTACATAAAGAGTATGCATTGTTTTTGCCAATGGCTTTATTACAGATAATGCATTTTATATTTTCAGGATATAGAACTTCTAAAAACATATTAATCAAAGGTTTAATTTTTTACCAACACCCCTTCTTCCTTTAATCTATTTAGCTTTTTACTTAAATTAGAATGCCTATCATTAGTTTTATTATTTCTTATCATATATTCTAGATATTTTACATCCCCTACCAGTACAACAAGTTTTTTCGCTCTTGTTACAGCTGTATATAATAAGTTACGATTTAGTAACATTGGTGGAGCCCACGTTACAGGTATAACTATAGCTGGAAATTCACTTCCTTGGCTCTTATGTATAGTTGTACAAAAACTATGGTCCAGTTCATCTAATTCTGAATACTCATATGATACTATCTTTGTTTGATCAAACAATACATAAATAATTTTATTTTCCTTATCTATATGATAAATATAGCCTATATCTCCATTGTATATACCTTCTCCACTTTCACTTTTATCTTCTGTTTCCCACTTTTTAGTATAGTTATTTTTTATTTGCATTACTTTATCTCCAACTCTAAATATTCTTTTTTGTAATGTCTCTTCAACCTTATACTTTTCTTCTTTATTCAAATACTTTTGTAATTCAATATTTAAATTAGCTACACCTAAATCTCCCTTTCTCATAGGAGCTAGCACCTGTATATCTTTTAATTTATCTAAATTATAGAATTTAGGTAGTCTAGTACTCACTAATCCAACTATTTCTTTTAAAATTTCTTCATTAGTATCTTTTTTTATAAAAAAGAAATCCTTACCTTTAACATTTAAGTGAAGTGGTAAGCCTTGATTAATCCTATGTGCATTTACTACTATCATACTCTCTTGAGCTTGCCTAAAAATTTCGTTTAATCTAACAACATTTATAACTTCTGAATCTATTATATCTTTTAAAACATTTCCTGCACCTACAGATGGAAGCTGATCACTATCGCCAACTAATATGACTCTAGTTCCAGGTTTTATAGCTTTTAATAAACTATACATAAGGACTATATCCACCATTGATACCTCATCCACTATAACTACGTCAGCTTTTATTGGATCTTCTTCATCTTTTAGAAATACCAACTCTTCTGAGTCTGTAGCATATCCCATTTCCAAAAGTCTATGAATAGTTTTTGCTTCTTTATTAGATGTCTCACTCATTCTCTTAGCCGCCCTTCCCGTTGGGGCTGCAAGTAAAACTTCTTGTTCGTTGTTCTCAAATACTTTAATTATGGTATTTATTGTTGTTGTTTTCCCAGTACCAGGCCCTCCAGTTATAACTACTAAACCACTTTTTATAGCTTCTTTAACTGCCAAAGCTTGATTATTTGCTAATTTTATTCCTGTTTCTTCTTCTACTTTCTCTATTTCTTTTTCTACATCTATATTTAAATCTTTAAAATCTGATTGTGCTAATTTTATGATTTGCTTACAAACTCCATTTTCTGATAAGTAATATGGTATTAGATATATATGATCTTCATGTCCCAAACCTTTTTCTATATGTATTTTTTGATCGTAAGCTAACCCTAAAATGCAGTCTAATATATATTCTTTTTCTACTCCTAAAAGTTTACTTGACTCTTGTACTAAAATATCCTTTGGAAGATAAGTATGTCCGCTAGCCAATGACTGATTAAGAGAATATAATATTCCTTGCATTATTCTATCTTTTGAAAGCTTATCTATTCCTAAATTTTCTGCAATTTTATCTGCAACTTTAAATCCAATTCCTCTTACGTCTTCTGCTAATTTATATGGATTTTTACTTATAACATCTACAGCTTTATTTTTATATTTTTTATAAATTTTTAAACATAAGTTAGGAGTTATACCATAAGGAGATAACTGCATTATTATATTTCTCAACTCTCTATTATCTTCATAACTTTTAGCAATCTGATTTATTTTTTTACTTCCGATTCCTTCAACTTCAGATAGTCTATGAGGAGAATTTTGAATTATATCTAGTGTGTCAACTCCAAATTTATCAATTATTCGTTTAGCCATCTTCTCGCCTATTCCCTTTATCATTCCAGAAGATAGATAAACATATATACCTTCTATAGAAGATGGAGTTACTGGCATAAAACTACTAACTTCAAATTGAGTCCCATATGTCTTATGATTTACCCACTTACCTTCTACTTCTATGCTCTCTCCAACTGTTAAAGTAGGCATACATCCAACAATTACAACATCATTATTTTCATTTGATAAATGAGCTATAACATATCCATTGTCTTCATTTTTAAATACAATATCGCTTATCATTCCTTCTATTTTTTCCATAAATAATCTCCTAAAAAATACTAACCTTATCGTTTACATAATTTATTACTATTATACAAGTTATTTCAAATAAAAAAAATAGAAGACTGTAAAATGACAGTCTTCTTATGTTCTTAATTATTTATATCTTTATTTAACTAGTGCTTCGCTTCTTAATATTTCAGCCTTATCAGTTCTTTCCCATGGTAAATCTAAATCTGTTCTACCAAAGTGTCCATATGCTGCAACATTTTTGTACATTGGCTTTCTTAAATCTAAATCTCTTATTATAGCTCCTGGTCTTAAGTCAAAATGTTTGTTTACTAACTCAACAAGTTTTTCTTCACTAACTTTTCCTGTTCCAAAAGTATCTATAAATACAGATAGTGGTCTAGCAACACCTATAGCATAAGCAAGTTCTATTTCACACTTCTCTGCAAGTCCTGCAGCTACTATATTTTTAGCAACATATCTTGCTGCGTATGCAGCTGATCTATCAACTTTTGTAGGATCTTTTCCTGAGAAAGCTCCTCCACCATGTCTAGAGTATCCACCGTAAGTATCTATTATTATTTTTCTTCCTGTAAGACCTGTATCTCCTTGAGGTCCGCCTATAACAAATCTTCCTGTTGGATTTATGAATATCTTAGTTTCTTCATCTAATAGTTCACTTGGTATAACTTCTTTTATAACTTTTTCTATTAAATCTCTTCTTATAGTTTCATTACTTACTGTCTCACAGTGTTGAGTTGATATTAAAACTGTATGAACTCTAACAGCCTTATTTCCATCATACTCAATAGTTACCTGAGTTTTTCCATCTGGTCTTAAATATTCTAATTCCCCACTTTTTCTTACTTCAGTTAATCTTCTTGATAATTTATGAGCAAGAGATATAGGAAGAGGCATTAACTCTTCAGTTTCATTACAAGCAAAACCAAACATTATACCTTGGTCTCCTGCACCTACTTTTTCTATTTCGTCTTCTGTTATTTCTCCGCTTCTATTTTCTAAAGCTTCATCAACACCCATAGCTATATCGCCTGATTGTTCATCTATAGCAGTTATAACTGAGCAAGTGTCTCCATCAAATCCAAATTTAGCTCTAGTATATCCTATTTCTTTTATTGTTTCTCTAACTAATTTAGGTATATCTACATAAGTATTAGTACTTATTTCTCCTGCAACTAATACTAATCCTGTTGTAACTGTAGTCTCACAAGCAACTCTTGCTAATGGGTCATTTTTTAATAAAGCATCTAGTATTGCATCTGAAATTTGATCACATATTTTATCTGGATGCCCTTCTGTTACTGATTCTGATGTAAATAAATGTTTTGCCATTTAATTATCCTCCTAAAGTTTAACTTCTCTTAAAATTCTCCCATTACCTTAATTATTTATTGCCTAGTCTTTTTTGATATTAAAAAAACCTCTTCTAAAAGAAGAGGTTAATTATATTCATCAATAATTAACTAACCTCATCTCTCAAGATATATTATCTTGTAGGAATTAGCACCTTTTCCGTACGGAATGGTTGCTGGGTTTCACAGGGCCTGTCCCTCCACCTCTCTTAATAAGGTAATTAAGAAATTTATTAATTTTTTATTTTACAAGGTAATTATACTATTGTTAATTTTTTTTATCAATACCTTTCTTTAAATTTTCATTGTTATTTTTTCTTTAAATTTTCATATATTTATCTTAAGGGGGGATGTTCCTATGTATTTAGCTAAAGTAAACTATAAAAAAGACAATGTTGTTCAAGTTCTTAGTGACACATTAAAAAATATAATTGATGAGAATACGGTTATAGTTTGTATAGGAACAGACAGAGCTATAGGCGATTCTTTAGGCCCTTTAGTTGGAACTATGTTAAAAAACAGTAATTATAAATACCCTGTTTATGGTACCTTAGATAAACCTATCCACGCTTTAAATATATATGAATCTTTACAATCTATAAAGAAAAAACATCCAGATGGAAATTTTCTGGCTATAGATGCATGTTTAGGATCAAAAAGTAATATAGGAAACTTACAAATAAGAAAAGGACCTATTCTTCCTGGAAAAGGTGTAGGTAAAAAACTCCCTGAAATCGGCAATCATTCTATAGTAGGAATAGTTGATAAAGTTGATGAAAATAATAAATTCTCCTTTAACAACATACGCCTAAGCTTCATTTTAGATATGTCTGAAATAATAGCTCTTTCAATTATACTTTCAACATGACCTCATTTTCCTTTTGTATAAAAATAAAAAGCTGTCTTTAAAGACAGCTTTTTATTTTTGTACTAATGCAAACATTAATTCTCCACTACAAACTAAGTCATCACCCACATAGGCACTTGCATTTGCTTTCCCTATATTTCTTCTTAATGATAACATTTCAACTTCCATTCTTAATGTGTCTCCAGGTCTAACCTCTTTTTTAAATCTTACCTTATCTATTCCTGCAAATACACCTAATTTGCCTTTATTCTCATCCATAGACATCATAGCAACAGCTCCAACCTGTGCCATAGCTTCTATTATTAAAACTCCTGGCATTATAGGGTAGTCAGGAAAATGCCCTTGAAAAAATGGCTCATTAACAGATACATTCTTTATTCCAACAGCTCTTTTTCCTTCTTCTAATTCTAAAACTCTATCTACAAGTAAAAATGGATATCTATGAGGTATTAACTCTTTTATTTGATCAATATTTAACATATTAATTTTCTCCTTCATCTATACGTTTTTTCGCTGGTAAAGTACCACCTGATTCTAATATACTTAAAGCACTTAAAGATTCTCCTGTTCCTTTTGCAACACATGATAAAGGATCGTCTGCTATTTTAACTTTTATACCTGTTCTCTCTTCTATTTTTTTATCTAGACCATATAATAATGCCCCTCCACCAGTCATTATTATTCCACTTTCACTTATATCCGCCGCTAATTCTGGAGGAGTTTTTTCAAGTACTGAGTGAACAGCAGCAACTATTTGATTTACACCTTCTTTTAAAGCATCTAGCATCTCTTTAGACTCTACATTTATCTTCTGAGGCAATCCAGTTAATAAATTTCTACCTTTTACATCCATACTTACTTCTTCTTCTCTAGGATATGCTGTTCCTATATTCATTTTTATTTGTTCTGCAGTTCT is a window from the Paraclostridium sordellii genome containing:
- the prfB gene encoding peptide chain release factor 2 (programmed frameshift), coding for MLNVQEYRHKIEEMSKNIEELGLLFDIEGLEEKIIRNEKIMSEQEFWNDNEKAQQVLQENKNLKDVVDEYNNLQSSFEDIEVLFELAQEEDDISLEKEVEKTINSLEEEIDKVKIKTLLSGEYDKNNAILSINAGTGGLDAQDWAEMLLRMYDRWAHSKGFKVKTLDLLSDTEAGIKSATIQIEGLNAYGYLKSEKGVHRIVRISPFDPSGKRHTSFASVDVIPELDESITVDINPSDLKIDTYRASGAGGQHINTTDSAVRITHIPTGVVVQCQNQRSQHSNKDTAMRMLMAKLIELKELEQKETIEDLQGKYSQITWGSQIRSYVFQPYKLVKDHRTNAEMGNVDSVMDGNIDLFINEYLKMTKVNNS
- the secA gene encoding preprotein translocase subunit SecA, which produces MGFLDNIFNIADKREMKKFNKVVDEIDALEPKFQEMSDRELKNMTNVFKDRLNNGETVDDILTEAFAVAREASKRVLGMRQYRVQLIGGIVLHQGRIAEMKTGEGKTLVATAPVYLNALTGKGVHVVTVNDYLAKRDKEQMGKIYEFLGMSVGVIVHGQNPQERKAQYDCDITYGTNNEYGFDYLKDNMVIHKEQKVQRELNYAIVDEVDSILVDEARTPLIISGPGDKSTHLYSDANTFIHTLKDDNFEIDEKQKSVSLTESGIQKAEIYFGVDNITDIAHIELFHHINQALKAHKIMKLDVDYVVRDGEIVIVDEFTGRLMFGRRYSEGLHQAIEAKEGLRIQRESKTLATITFQNYFRMYNKLSGMTGTAKTEEEEFKAIYKMDVVQIPTNKPILREDLSDSVYKSELGKFNAVVEDIIERHKNKQPVLVGTVSIEKSEVLSMLLKRKGVKHEVLNAKNHHKEAEIVAQAGRLGAVTIATNMAGRGTDIVLGGNPVFLTKKEMKKMGYSEDIINTVDADIESLEIELTDEIVKAKADYDKTLEKYKAQTEEEQNQVREAGGLSIIGTERHESRRIDNQLRGRAGRQGDPGSSRFYISLEDELMRLFGSDRISGMVEKIGLDEDTPIEAKMLTKSIENAQKKVEGRNFGIRKHVLQYDDVMNKQREIIYEQRGRVLEGENLQEQIQTMISSIIESAYDVYVTDQGFDLHAYKEYLYHTFMPKGSLEVEELESMKKEDLITAVYEIAKKIYELKEESVTSERMREIERVILLQAVDSHWIDHIDAMDQLRQGIGLRAIGQQDPVVAYKLEGFDMFDNMTKAIQEDTVRYLYNFTIEEPIQRKQVVDVDKISSNVEEGQGNKPVKKEEEIGRNDECPCGSGKKYKKCCGK
- the hpf gene encoding ribosome hibernation-promoting factor, HPF/YfiA family; translation: MRITISGKQMELTDAIKDSVETKLKRLDCYLHPETEVKVTVSAKKARQKVEVTIIPISGPIIRAEDTEENLYAAIDVVYDKLNIQLRKYKKRVQDRHKSNESIRFNQIEDLTDESENSIDIKIDRHKKFSMKPMSPEEAILQMDLLGHDFFMFTNPQDDKISIVYKRKNGGYGMIEQD
- a CDS encoding ComF family protein; translated protein: MFLEVLYPENIKCIICNKAIGKNNAYSLCKECFINLNFISDGCIKCGKSMINQTIEEFTQEQLLYGCPSCLNKAYYFDKAIGCIEYDELSKKIVFGFKYNNKTFMSRYIANIINEKIYTEHINYDYILYVPLHKSRERKRGFNQARLISNELSKITNIEVLDIINRSKRTERLFKLKNEERTKELKNAFSTDDRIRICKNKKVLLIDDIFTTGSTVNEISKLLKINGVDKVYVCTFLTRINCY
- the recD2 gene encoding SF1B family DNA helicase RecD2; translated protein: MEKIEGMISDIVFKNEDNGYVIAHLSNENNDVVIVGCMPTLTVGESIEVEGKWVNHKTYGTQFEVSSFMPVTPSSIEGIYVYLSSGMIKGIGEKMAKRIIDKFGVDTLDIIQNSPHRLSEVEGIGSKKINQIAKSYEDNRELRNIIMQLSPYGITPNLCLKIYKKYKNKAVDVISKNPYKLAEDVRGIGFKVADKIAENLGIDKLSKDRIMQGILYSLNQSLASGHTYLPKDILVQESSKLLGVEKEYILDCILGLAYDQKIHIEKGLGHEDHIYLIPYYLSENGVCKQIIKLAQSDFKDLNIDVEKEIEKVEEETGIKLANNQALAVKEAIKSGLVVITGGPGTGKTTTINTIIKVFENNEQEVLLAAPTGRAAKRMSETSNKEAKTIHRLLEMGYATDSEELVFLKDEEDPIKADVVIVDEVSMVDIVLMYSLLKAIKPGTRVILVGDSDQLPSVGAGNVLKDIIDSEVINVVRLNEIFRQAQESMIVVNAHRINQGLPLHLNVKGKDFFFIKKDTNEEILKEIVGLVSTRLPKFYNLDKLKDIQVLAPMRKGDLGVANLNIELQKYLNKEEKYKVEETLQKRIFRVGDKVMQIKNNYTKKWETEDKSESGEGIYNGDIGYIYHIDKENKIIYVLFDQTKIVSYEYSELDELDHSFCTTIHKSQGSEFPAIVIPVTWAPPMLLNRNLLYTAVTRAKKLVVLVGDVKYLEYMIRNNKTNDRHSNLSKKLNRLKEEGVLVKN
- the metK gene encoding methionine adenosyltransferase, with protein sequence MAKHLFTSESVTEGHPDKICDQISDAILDALLKNDPLARVACETTVTTGLVLVAGEISTNTYVDIPKLVRETIKEIGYTRAKFGFDGDTCSVITAIDEQSGDIAMGVDEALENRSGEITEDEIEKVGAGDQGIMFGFACNETEELMPLPISLAHKLSRRLTEVRKSGELEYLRPDGKTQVTIEYDGNKAVRVHTVLISTQHCETVSNETIRRDLIEKVIKEVIPSELLDEETKIFINPTGRFVIGGPQGDTGLTGRKIIIDTYGGYSRHGGGAFSGKDPTKVDRSAAYAARYVAKNIVAAGLAEKCEIELAYAIGVARPLSVFIDTFGTGKVSEEKLVELVNKHFDLRPGAIIRDLDLRKPMYKNVAAYGHFGRTDLDLPWERTDKAEILRSEALVK
- the yyaC gene encoding spore protease YyaC, with translation MYLAKVNYKKDNVVQVLSDTLKNIIDENTVIVCIGTDRAIGDSLGPLVGTMLKNSNYKYPVYGTLDKPIHALNIYESLQSIKKKHPDGNFLAIDACLGSKSNIGNLQIRKGPILPGKGVGKKLPEIGNHSIVGIVDKVDENNKFSFNNIRLSFILDMSEIIALSIILST
- the fabZ gene encoding 3-hydroxyacyl-ACP dehydratase FabZ is translated as MLNIDQIKELIPHRYPFLLVDRVLELEEGKRAVGIKNVSVNEPFFQGHFPDYPIMPGVLIIEAMAQVGAVAMMSMDENKGKLGVFAGIDKVRFKKEVRPGDTLRMEVEMLSLRRNIGKANASAYVGDDLVCSGELMFALVQK